A region of Massilia sp. WG5 DNA encodes the following proteins:
- a CDS encoding electron transfer flavoprotein subunit alpha/FixB family protein, producing MVALVIAEHDNASLKAVTLNTVTAASQCGGEVHILVAGAGAGCGAVAEAAAKVAGVSKVLVADAPQFADGLAENVAEQILAVAAPYSHILAPASAFGKNVLPRVAAKLDVAQISEITRVDAPDTFERPIYAGNAIATVQSGDKVKVITVRGTGFDAAAAEGGSAAVESVAAVADSGKSSFVGRELAKSDRPELTGAKIVVSGGRGMGSGDNFKILEPLADKLGAAMGASRAAVDAGYVPNDWQVGQTGKIVAPTLYIAVGISGAIQHLAGMKDSKTIVAINKDPEAPIFSVADYGLVGDLFEVVPALVKELG from the coding sequence ATGGTCGCACTCGTTATTGCTGAACACGACAACGCCTCGCTGAAGGCCGTCACCCTGAACACCGTCACCGCCGCTTCGCAATGCGGTGGTGAAGTGCACATCCTGGTCGCCGGCGCCGGCGCCGGCTGCGGCGCCGTCGCGGAAGCGGCCGCCAAGGTCGCGGGCGTCTCGAAAGTGCTGGTCGCCGACGCGCCGCAGTTCGCCGATGGCCTGGCCGAGAACGTCGCCGAGCAGATCCTGGCAGTCGCCGCCCCGTACTCGCACATCCTGGCCCCGGCTTCGGCCTTCGGCAAGAACGTGCTGCCGCGCGTGGCCGCCAAGCTGGACGTGGCCCAGATCTCGGAAATCACCAGGGTCGATGCGCCGGACACCTTCGAGCGTCCGATCTACGCGGGTAACGCCATCGCCACCGTGCAGTCGGGCGACAAGGTCAAGGTCATCACCGTGCGCGGCACCGGTTTCGATGCCGCGGCTGCCGAAGGCGGTTCCGCTGCGGTCGAGAGCGTGGCGGCCGTCGCCGATTCGGGCAAGTCGAGCTTCGTGGGCCGCGAGCTGGCCAAGTCGGACCGTCCGGAACTGACCGGCGCCAAGATCGTCGTCTCCGGCGGCCGCGGCATGGGCTCGGGCGACAACTTCAAGATCCTGGAGCCGCTGGCCGACAAGCTGGGCGCCGCCATGGGCGCCTCGCGCGCGGCAGTCGACGCCGGCTACGTGCCGAACGATTGGCAGGTCGGCCAGACCGGCAAGATCGTCGCCCCGACCCTGTACATCGCGGTCGGCATCTCGGGCGCGATCCAGCATCTGGCCGGCATGAAGGACTCGAAGACCATCGTCGCTATCAACAAGGATCCGGAAGCGCCGATCTTCTCGGTGGCCGACTACGGCCTGGTCGGCGACCTGTTCGAAGTCGTGCCGGCGCTGGTGAAAGAGCTGGGCTAA
- the trmD gene encoding tRNA (guanosine(37)-N1)-methyltransferase TrmD, with protein MQFDVVSLFPEMFAALTQSGVTRRAHEQGLWNLSVWNPRDFTQDRHRTVDDRPYGGGPGMVMLARPLEATIAAAKQRQVDLGLPAPRVVFMSPQGKPLTHERVMALKNEPGLVVLCGRYEAVDQRLLDRCVDEEISLGDFVLSGGELPAMALMDAVVRQLPGVLGDDASAVEDSFVNGLLDSPHYTRPEVYEGEAVPSVLMGGNHAEIMKWRRQRMLEATAKKRPDLLDKARSAGQLSKADEKFLASLERAAD; from the coding sequence ATGCAGTTTGACGTCGTGAGCTTGTTTCCCGAGATGTTTGCCGCACTCACGCAGTCGGGCGTGACCCGGCGTGCGCATGAGCAGGGCTTGTGGAATCTGTCGGTCTGGAATCCGCGCGATTTCACGCAGGACCGCCACCGCACCGTCGACGATCGCCCCTATGGCGGCGGTCCCGGCATGGTGATGCTGGCCAGGCCCCTCGAAGCGACGATCGCTGCGGCCAAGCAGCGCCAGGTGGACCTCGGTCTGCCGGCCCCGCGCGTGGTGTTCATGTCGCCGCAGGGCAAGCCGCTGACGCACGAACGCGTGATGGCGCTGAAGAACGAGCCTGGACTGGTCGTGTTGTGTGGACGCTACGAAGCGGTCGACCAGCGCCTGCTGGACCGCTGCGTCGACGAGGAGATTTCCCTCGGCGATTTCGTGCTGTCCGGCGGCGAGTTGCCGGCGATGGCGCTGATGGATGCCGTGGTGCGGCAGTTGCCGGGCGTGCTGGGCGACGATGCCTCGGCGGTCGAAGACAGCTTCGTCAACGGCTTGCTGGATTCGCCGCATTACACGCGTCCGGAAGTCTATGAAGGCGAGGCGGTGCCGTCGGTGCTGATGGGCGGGAACCACGCCGAGATCATGAAGTGGCGCCGCCAGCGCATGCTGGAAGCGACCGCGAAGAAACGGCCCGATCTGCTGGACAAGGCGCGCAGCGCCGGTCAGCTGAGCAAGGCCGATGAAAAGTTTCTGGCAAGCCTGGAGCGGGCGGCCGACTGA
- a CDS encoding acyl-CoA dehydrogenase, protein MSYNAPLKDMLFVVNELANLAEINQLPGCEDATPDTVEAVLEESAKFCGGVVAPLNHAGDKEPSFWKDGSVTTSKGFREAFNAFAEAGWQGVQHPAEYGGQGLPKLVATPCVEMLHGANLAFALVALLTDGAIEALLTAGTEEQKARFIEPLISGKWTGTMNLTEPQAGSDLAAVRTRAVPQGDGTYKIHGTKIFITYGEHDMAENIVHLVLARTPDAPPGVKGISLFIVPKFLVNADGSLGERNDVHCVSIEHKLGIKASPTAVLQFGDHGGAIGTLVGEENRGLEYMFIMMNAARFGVGMQGVGLAEHAYQQAVAFAKERVQSRAVEGSSGPVAIINHPDVRRMLMSMRAQTEAARALAYVGAAHSDLAHSHPDEATRKAQLAIYEYLVPIIKGWSTEMSENVARDGVQVHGGMGFIEETGAAQHYRDAKILTIYEGTTAIQANDLVGRKTVRDGGAIAKSIIAQVRATESALAEQQSAAHGADFAAIRSQLAAGSTALEQVVEFVVANTRSDPRAVFAGSVPYLKLAGIVLGGWQMARAALVAQRKLDAGEGDAAFYRAKIATSRFFADHILSQATGLRHAIVEGSAGVLALEIEQF, encoded by the coding sequence GTGAGCTATAACGCCCCCCTGAAAGACATGCTGTTCGTCGTGAACGAACTGGCCAACCTGGCCGAGATCAACCAGCTGCCCGGCTGCGAAGACGCGACCCCGGACACCGTCGAAGCGGTGCTGGAAGAGAGCGCGAAATTCTGCGGCGGCGTGGTCGCGCCGCTGAACCATGCGGGCGACAAGGAGCCCAGCTTCTGGAAGGACGGCAGCGTCACCACCTCGAAGGGTTTCCGCGAAGCCTTCAACGCCTTCGCCGAAGCCGGCTGGCAGGGCGTGCAGCACCCGGCGGAGTACGGCGGCCAGGGCCTGCCGAAGCTGGTCGCCACGCCCTGCGTGGAGATGCTGCACGGCGCCAACCTGGCGTTCGCGCTGGTCGCCCTGCTGACCGACGGCGCCATCGAGGCGCTGCTGACCGCCGGCACCGAGGAGCAGAAGGCCCGCTTCATCGAGCCGCTCATCAGCGGCAAGTGGACCGGCACCATGAACCTCACCGAGCCGCAGGCCGGCTCCGACCTGGCCGCCGTGCGCACCCGCGCCGTGCCGCAGGGCGACGGCACCTACAAGATCCACGGCACCAAGATCTTCATCACCTACGGCGAGCACGACATGGCCGAGAACATCGTCCACCTGGTCCTGGCGCGTACGCCGGACGCGCCCCCGGGCGTGAAGGGGATCTCGCTGTTCATCGTGCCGAAGTTCCTGGTCAACGCCGATGGCTCGCTGGGCGAGCGGAACGACGTGCACTGCGTCTCGATCGAGCACAAGCTGGGCATCAAGGCCAGCCCCACGGCGGTCCTGCAGTTCGGCGACCACGGCGGTGCGATCGGCACCCTGGTGGGCGAAGAGAACCGCGGCCTCGAATACATGTTCATCATGATGAACGCGGCCCGCTTCGGCGTCGGCATGCAGGGCGTCGGCCTGGCCGAGCATGCCTACCAGCAGGCGGTCGCGTTCGCGAAGGAGCGCGTCCAGTCGCGCGCCGTGGAAGGCTCGAGCGGCCCGGTCGCGATCATCAACCACCCGGACGTGCGCCGCATGCTGATGTCGATGCGTGCGCAGACCGAGGCGGCGCGCGCGCTGGCTTATGTGGGCGCGGCCCACAGCGACCTGGCCCACAGCCATCCCGACGAAGCCACCCGTAAAGCCCAGCTGGCGATCTACGAATACCTGGTCCCGATTATCAAGGGCTGGTCGACCGAGATGTCCGAGAACGTCGCGCGCGACGGCGTGCAGGTGCATGGCGGCATGGGCTTCATCGAGGAAACCGGCGCCGCCCAGCACTACCGCGACGCCAAGATCCTGACCATCTACGAGGGCACGACCGCGATCCAGGCCAACGACCTGGTCGGCCGCAAGACCGTGCGCGACGGCGGCGCGATCGCCAAATCGATCATCGCCCAGGTGCGTGCGACGGAAAGTGCGCTGGCCGAGCAGCAGAGTGCGGCCCATGGCGCCGATTTCGCGGCGATCCGTTCGCAGCTGGCGGCCGGCAGCACGGCGCTGGAGCAGGTGGTGGAGTTCGTGGTCGCCAACACCAGGAGCGATCCGCGCGCCGTGTTCGCCGGCAGCGTGCCCTACCTGAAGCTGGCCGGCATCGTGCTGGGCGGCTGGCAAATGGCGCGCGCGGCCCTGGTGGCGCAGCGCAAGCTGGATGCGGGCGAGGGCGACGCCGCCTTCTACCGCGCCAAGATCGCCACCTCGCGCTTCTTCGCCGACCATATCCTGTCGCAGGCTACCGGCCTGCGCCATGCGATCGTCGAAGGCAGCGCCGGCGTGCTGGCGCTGGAGATCGAGCAGTTCTGA
- a CDS encoding TM2 domain-containing protein: protein MSPHKNKTLATALAFLLGGLGVHRFYLKGSVDRLGLLHVCSLPAAGLVYSLGHAPNPFWVLLPLLISCSAGFIEALVIGLTPDEQWDARFKPASARPSRSNWVLAVLLVLTVLVGATTVIATISRLFDLLYTGGAYG, encoded by the coding sequence ATGTCGCCCCACAAGAACAAGACCCTCGCCACCGCCCTCGCCTTCCTGCTCGGCGGCCTCGGTGTGCACCGCTTCTACCTGAAAGGCAGCGTCGACCGGCTCGGCCTGCTGCATGTCTGCAGCCTGCCGGCAGCCGGCCTGGTCTACAGCCTGGGCCATGCGCCGAATCCCTTCTGGGTGCTGCTGCCGCTCCTGATTTCCTGCAGCGCCGGTTTCATCGAGGCGCTGGTCATCGGCCTGACGCCGGACGAGCAATGGGATGCCAGGTTCAAGCCGGCATCCGCCCGCCCGTCGCGCTCGAACTGGGTGCTCGCGGTGCTGCTGGTGCTGACCGTGCTGGTCGGCGCCACCACCGTGATCGCGACGATTTCGCGCCTGTTCGACCTGCTCTACACGGGCGGCGCCTACGGCTGA
- the rpsP gene encoding 30S ribosomal protein S16 yields the protein MVVIRLARGGAKKRPFYNIVATDSRNRRDGRFIERIGFYNPMASGKEVGLNITADRLAYWQGVGAQLSPTVARLVAGQQVAA from the coding sequence ATGGTCGTTATTCGTTTAGCTCGTGGTGGTGCCAAGAAGCGCCCGTTCTACAACATCGTTGCAACCGATTCGCGCAACCGTCGCGATGGCCGTTTCATCGAGCGCATCGGCTTCTACAATCCGATGGCTTCGGGCAAAGAAGTCGGCCTGAACATCACCGCTGACCGTCTGGCCTACTGGCAAGGCGTTGGCGCGCAACTGTCGCCGACCGTTGCTCGTCTGGTCGCTGGCCAGCAAGTCGCTGCTTAA
- a CDS encoding electron transfer flavoprotein subunit beta/FixA family protein: MKVLVPVKRVVDYNVKVRVKSDGSGVDIANVKMSMNPFDEIALEEATRLKEAGKVTEIVAVTCGVTQAQETLRTGMAIGADRGILVETGAEIEPLGVAKVLKALADKEQPQLIILGKQAIDDDSNQTGQMLAALLGWPQATFASKVVLEDGKVTVTREVDGGLETVALSLPAIVTTDLRLNEPRYVTLPNIMKAKKKPLETIKPEELGVDVTPRLKTLKVSEPAKRSAGIIVPDVATLVSKLRTEAKVI, encoded by the coding sequence ATGAAAGTCCTGGTACCCGTCAAACGCGTGGTCGACTACAACGTCAAGGTCCGCGTCAAGTCCGACGGCAGCGGCGTCGATATCGCCAACGTCAAAATGTCGATGAACCCGTTCGATGAGATCGCGCTGGAAGAGGCGACCCGCCTGAAGGAAGCCGGCAAGGTTACCGAGATCGTGGCCGTGACCTGCGGCGTGACCCAGGCCCAGGAAACCCTGCGTACCGGCATGGCGATCGGCGCCGATCGCGGCATCCTGGTCGAGACCGGCGCCGAGATCGAGCCGCTGGGTGTGGCCAAGGTACTGAAGGCCCTGGCCGACAAGGAGCAGCCGCAGCTGATCATCCTGGGCAAGCAGGCGATCGACGACGATTCGAACCAGACCGGCCAGATGCTGGCGGCCCTGCTGGGCTGGCCGCAGGCGACCTTCGCCTCGAAGGTCGTGCTGGAAGACGGCAAGGTCACCGTGACCCGCGAAGTGGACGGCGGCCTGGAAACCGTGGCCCTGAGCCTGCCGGCCATCGTCACCACCGACCTGCGCCTGAACGAACCGCGCTACGTGACGCTGCCGAACATCATGAAGGCCAAGAAGAAGCCGCTCGAGACCATCAAGCCGGAAGAGCTGGGTGTGGACGTGACCCCGCGCCTGAAGACGCTGAAAGTGTCGGAGCCGGCCAAGCGTTCGGCCGGCATCATCGTGCCGGACGTGGCGACCCTGGTGTCGAAACTGCGCACCGAAGCCAAAGTCATCTAA
- the rimM gene encoding ribosome maturation factor RimM (Essential for efficient processing of 16S rRNA): protein MTDSAAAGDQVPDDLVQVGHITGAYGIRGGIRVSPYSADADALLNVKTWWLDKPALRPVQVRSAKYHSGDVTATLVDVSDRSMAEALKGAAVQVSRADFPELPEDEYYWSDLIGLDTVNLQGEALGKVADMMSNGPQSILRIVPPLDPNAPDAKPDERLIPFVDQYVKSVDLKARLITLDWGLDY, encoded by the coding sequence TTGACCGATTCGGCAGCAGCAGGGGACCAAGTTCCCGACGACCTGGTTCAGGTCGGACATATCACCGGCGCCTACGGGATCCGGGGCGGCATCCGTGTTTCGCCGTATTCGGCGGATGCCGATGCGCTGCTGAACGTGAAAACCTGGTGGCTCGACAAGCCGGCGCTGCGACCCGTCCAGGTGCGCAGCGCGAAGTACCATAGTGGCGATGTCACTGCCACGCTGGTCGATGTCTCCGACCGCAGCATGGCCGAGGCGCTCAAGGGCGCGGCGGTGCAGGTGTCGCGGGCGGACTTTCCGGAATTACCGGAAGATGAATATTACTGGTCGGACCTGATCGGCCTCGATACCGTGAACCTGCAGGGCGAAGCCCTCGGGAAGGTCGCCGACATGATGAGCAACGGTCCGCAATCGATCCTGCGCATCGTTCCTCCCCTTGACCCGAATGCGCCCGACGCCAAGCCTGACGAACGCCTGATCCCCTTCGTGGACCAGTACGTCAAGAGCGTCGACCTGAAGGCAAGACTGATTACCCTGGACTGGGGCCTGGATTATTGA
- the alaS gene encoding alanine--tRNA ligase, with protein MKSTEIREKFLKFFESKGHTIVRSSPLVPGNDPTMLLTNSGMVQFKDVFLGLDTRPYKRATTVQRCVRAGGKHNDLENVGYTARHHTFFEMLGNFSFGDYFKRDAIHFAWELLTKVYALPAEKLTITVYFEDDEAYDIWANEIGVPKERIIRIGDNKGARYASDNFWQMADTGPCGPCTEIFYDHGADIWGGPPGSKEEDGDRFIEIWNLVFMQFNRDEKGVLTPLPKPSIDTGMGLERLAAVLQHVHSNYEIDLFQALIKAAARETGATDLESKSLRVIADHIRAASFLIVDGIIPSSEGHGYVLRRIIRRALRHGHKLGQTKPFFYKLVEDLDIEMGGAYPELREAKQRVMQVLKAEEERFGETLENGMKILEAQLAKDPQNLDGATAFTLYDTYGFPLDLTADICRERNVTLDEAGFAAAMEQQKKTARAAGKFKMAANVEYAGEKNKFVGYDSLVHNTHVLALYADGVSVQELKAGQDGIVVLDTTPFYAESGGQVGDKGVIKAAGGNKAGLFEVEDTLKIQADVFGHHGVLQSGSLKVGDTVDAQVDEAKRARTIRNHSATHLMHKALREVLGGHVQQKGSLVDPDKTRFDFAHNAPLSAEEIARVEQIVNAEILQNHPTKAQHMSMDDAIKHGAMALFGEKYGDTVRVLDIGSSKELCGGVHVTRTGDIGLFKIVAEGGVAAGIRRIEAVTGEGALAWVQATARRLQEAAASLKTGPDELPSRIAQVQDQVKSLEKEVNALKSKLAAGQGDELAGQAVDVNGVKVLAATMDGADVAALRETMDKLKDKLKTAAIVLASVADGKVSLIAGVTKDATGKVKAGELVNFVAQQVGGKGGGRPDMAQAGGTDAAALPQALAGVAGWVGERV; from the coding sequence ATGAAATCCACCGAAATACGCGAAAAGTTCCTCAAGTTCTTTGAGTCCAAAGGCCACACGATCGTCCGCTCCAGCCCGCTCGTGCCGGGCAATGACCCGACGATGTTGTTGACCAACAGCGGCATGGTGCAGTTCAAGGACGTGTTCCTGGGGCTGGATACGCGCCCGTACAAGCGCGCCACCACCGTGCAGCGCTGCGTGCGCGCCGGCGGCAAGCACAACGACCTGGAAAACGTCGGCTACACCGCGCGCCACCATACCTTCTTCGAGATGCTGGGTAACTTCAGCTTCGGCGACTACTTCAAGCGCGACGCCATCCACTTCGCCTGGGAGCTGCTGACCAAGGTCTACGCGCTGCCCGCCGAGAAGCTGACCATCACCGTCTACTTCGAAGACGACGAAGCCTACGACATCTGGGCCAACGAGATCGGCGTGCCGAAAGAGCGCATCATCCGCATCGGCGACAACAAGGGCGCCCGCTACGCCTCCGACAACTTCTGGCAGATGGCCGACACCGGCCCCTGCGGCCCCTGCACCGAGATCTTCTACGACCACGGCGCCGACATCTGGGGCGGTCCTCCGGGATCGAAGGAAGAAGACGGCGACCGCTTCATCGAGATCTGGAACCTGGTGTTCATGCAGTTCAACCGCGATGAGAAGGGTGTCCTGACCCCGCTGCCGAAACCCTCGATCGACACCGGCATGGGCCTCGAGCGCCTGGCCGCGGTGCTGCAGCACGTGCATTCGAACTACGAGATCGACCTGTTCCAGGCACTGATCAAGGCGGCCGCACGCGAGACCGGCGCGACCGACCTCGAGTCGAAGTCGCTGCGCGTGATCGCCGACCACATCCGCGCCGCGTCCTTCCTGATCGTCGACGGCATCATCCCGAGCAGCGAAGGCCACGGCTACGTCCTGCGCCGCATCATCCGCCGCGCGCTGCGCCACGGTCACAAGCTGGGCCAGACCAAACCCTTCTTCTACAAGCTGGTCGAAGACCTCGACATCGAGATGGGCGGCGCCTATCCGGAACTGCGCGAAGCCAAGCAGCGCGTGATGCAGGTGCTGAAGGCCGAGGAAGAGCGTTTCGGCGAGACCCTGGAAAACGGCATGAAGATCCTGGAAGCCCAGCTGGCCAAGGATCCGCAGAACCTGGACGGCGCCACCGCCTTCACCCTGTACGACACCTACGGCTTCCCGCTGGACCTGACCGCGGACATCTGCCGCGAGCGCAACGTCACGCTGGACGAGGCAGGCTTCGCCGCCGCCATGGAGCAGCAGAAGAAGACGGCGCGCGCCGCCGGCAAGTTCAAGATGGCCGCCAACGTCGAGTACGCGGGCGAGAAGAACAAGTTCGTCGGCTACGATTCGCTGGTCCACAACACCCACGTGCTGGCGCTGTACGCCGACGGCGTCTCGGTCCAGGAGCTGAAGGCCGGCCAGGACGGCATCGTGGTGCTGGACACGACCCCGTTCTACGCCGAATCCGGCGGCCAGGTGGGCGACAAGGGCGTGATCAAGGCCGCAGGTGGTAACAAAGCGGGTCTGTTCGAAGTCGAAGACACGCTGAAGATCCAGGCCGACGTGTTCGGCCACCATGGCGTCCTGCAGTCGGGCTCCCTGAAGGTCGGCGACACGGTCGACGCGCAGGTCGACGAAGCCAAGCGCGCGCGCACCATCCGCAACCACTCGGCGACCCACCTGATGCACAAGGCCCTGCGCGAAGTGCTGGGCGGCCACGTGCAGCAGAAGGGCTCGCTGGTCGATCCGGACAAGACCCGCTTCGACTTCGCCCACAACGCGCCCCTGAGCGCCGAGGAAATCGCCCGCGTCGAGCAGATCGTCAACGCCGAGATCCTGCAGAACCACCCGACCAAGGCCCAGCACATGTCGATGGACGACGCCATCAAGCATGGCGCGATGGCCCTGTTCGGCGAGAAGTACGGCGACACCGTGCGCGTGCTGGACATCGGTTCGTCGAAGGAACTGTGCGGCGGCGTGCACGTCACCCGCACCGGCGACATCGGCCTGTTCAAGATCGTCGCGGAAGGCGGCGTCGCTGCCGGCATTCGCCGCATCGAGGCGGTGACGGGCGAGGGCGCGCTGGCATGGGTGCAGGCGACCGCTCGCCGCCTGCAGGAAGCCGCGGCCAGCCTGAAGACCGGCCCGGACGAACTGCCGTCGCGTATCGCCCAGGTCCAGGACCAGGTGAAATCGCTGGAGAAGGAAGTCAACGCCCTGAAATCGAAGCTGGCTGCGGGGCAGGGCGATGAGCTGGCCGGCCAGGCCGTCGACGTGAATGGCGTGAAGGTGCTGGCCGCCACCATGGACGGCGCCGATGTTGCTGCGCTGCGTGAGACGATGGACAAGCTGAAGGACAAGCTGAAGACTGCCGCCATCGTGCTGGCCTCGGTGGCTGACGGCAAGGTCAGCCTGATCGCTGGCGTCACCAAGGATGCCACCGGCAAGGTCAAGGCCGGCGAGCTGGTCAACTTTGTCGCCCAGCAGGTCGGCGGCAAGGGCGGCGGCCGCCCGGACATGGCCCAGGCCGGCGGTACCGATGCCGCCGCGCTGCCGCAGGCGCTGGCCGGTGTGGCTGGCTGGGTCGGCGAGCGCGTGTAA
- a CDS encoding sulfurtransferase TusA family protein — protein MEIQKDLDARGLNCPLPILKAKKALAELASGEVLRIVATDTGSVRDFQAFAKQTGNALLAHTHINGEFTFWLRRK, from the coding sequence ATCGAAATCCAGAAGGATCTCGATGCGCGAGGCTTGAACTGCCCTCTGCCGATTCTGAAGGCCAAGAAGGCCCTTGCCGAACTGGCGAGCGGCGAAGTGCTGCGCATCGTCGCGACCGACACCGGTTCGGTGCGCGACTTCCAGGCCTTCGCCAAGCAGACCGGCAATGCGCTGCTGGCGCATACCCACATCAACGGCGAATTCACCTTCTGGCTTCGCCGCAAGTAA
- the rplS gene encoding 50S ribosomal protein L19 — MDLIQQLEQEEIARLGRNIPDFAPGDTVVVSVNVVEGNRKRAQAYEGVVISRRNRGLNSNFIVRKISSGEGVERTFQLYSPLIASIEVKRRGDVRRAKLYYLRERSGKSARIKEKLPTRKTAAAAK; from the coding sequence ATGGATCTGATCCAGCAACTCGAGCAAGAAGAAATTGCGCGCCTCGGCCGCAATATCCCTGATTTCGCACCGGGCGACACCGTTGTCGTCAGCGTCAACGTCGTCGAAGGCAACCGCAAGCGCGCCCAGGCATACGAAGGCGTGGTCATCTCGCGTCGTAACCGCGGCCTGAACTCGAACTTCATCGTTCGTAAGATCTCGTCGGGCGAAGGCGTCGAGCGTACCTTCCAGCTGTACTCGCCGCTGATCGCTTCGATCGAAGTGAAGCGTCGTGGTGATGTGCGCCGTGCGAAGCTGTACTACCTGCGTGAGCGTTCGGGCAAATCGGCACGTATCAAAGAGAAACTGCCGACCCGCAAGACCGCCGCTGCCGCTAAGTAA